From a region of the Emcibacter sp. SYSU 3D8 genome:
- a CDS encoding PQQ-binding-like beta-propeller repeat protein — protein sequence MSVIAAGRLMAMPLLCLMLLAGPGAQAAPEAPRAFSDAYQGVKYELDAETAKRGGDIYAATCGACHDKGLNRAPQKGMLSLMTPESIHRALTEGVMRAQATGLTGPDKVAVAEFIAGRKFGDTDTAGPLMCAAGTSVFDFGEPPPYAGWGLTPASSHAISTEDAGIDRVNLGKLTLKWSLAFPNAIRARSQPTLAGGAIFVGSHDGTVFALDRETGCTRWQFHASAEVRTGIVVSPWEAGDTTARPLVYFGDLIGNVYAVDAVTGMRIWKTRADPHASATITAAPVLHGEALYVAVSSLEEGRSSNPTYECCTFRGSLIAYDARTGKRQWQTFMTEQPVQQGVNAVGARRFGPSGVALWNSPSVDEKRGRLYIASGDNYSSPTTDLSDAIVAFDMKSGRIVWSFQALEGDAWNGACDNIDKTNCPEENGPDYDFGAGTVLATASDGRDYVLAGQKSGILYAINPETGKLVWETKVGRGGVVAGIHFGLAAWGDTVFVPVSDAPDGRTYGEAARPGVYALDIKTGNYLWKAPAVDICNGKPFCHPGYGGTITATPELLFAGSNDGHLRAFDTKSGKILWDYDTVRDFESVNGAPARGGSMGGGAGPIIWRGSLIMNSGYGFVGAMGGNVLMVFTVD from the coding sequence GTGTCAGTCATCGCTGCCGGTCGCCTGATGGCGATGCCGCTTCTTTGCCTCATGTTGCTGGCCGGCCCTGGCGCCCAGGCGGCGCCCGAGGCGCCGCGTGCGTTCAGCGATGCCTACCAGGGCGTGAAATACGAGCTGGATGCGGAAACGGCAAAGCGGGGCGGCGACATCTATGCGGCGACCTGCGGCGCCTGTCATGACAAGGGCCTGAACCGCGCGCCGCAAAAAGGCATGTTATCGCTGATGACGCCGGAATCCATCCACCGCGCACTCACCGAGGGCGTCATGCGCGCCCAGGCCACGGGCCTGACCGGGCCGGACAAGGTGGCGGTTGCCGAATTCATCGCCGGCCGGAAGTTCGGCGACACCGATACCGCTGGCCCGCTGATGTGCGCCGCCGGCACGTCGGTATTCGATTTCGGCGAGCCGCCGCCTTACGCGGGCTGGGGTCTGACACCTGCCAGCAGCCACGCGATCAGCACCGAGGACGCCGGCATCGACCGTGTAAACCTGGGAAAGCTGACCCTCAAATGGTCGCTTGCCTTTCCCAACGCCATTCGCGCCCGATCGCAACCGACGCTTGCGGGCGGCGCCATTTTCGTCGGCAGCCATGACGGGACGGTGTTTGCGCTCGACCGCGAGACCGGCTGCACTCGCTGGCAGTTCCACGCCTCTGCCGAAGTGCGCACCGGCATCGTGGTGTCGCCGTGGGAGGCCGGCGACACGACGGCCAGGCCGCTGGTCTATTTTGGTGACCTCATCGGCAATGTTTATGCCGTCGACGCGGTGACCGGCATGCGGATCTGGAAGACCCGCGCCGATCCGCACGCCAGCGCCACCATCACCGCTGCGCCGGTATTGCATGGCGAGGCGCTGTATGTGGCCGTGTCGTCGCTGGAAGAGGGGAGAAGCAGCAATCCGACTTACGAGTGCTGCACCTTCAGGGGATCGCTCATTGCCTACGACGCCCGCACCGGCAAGCGGCAATGGCAGACATTCATGACCGAACAACCCGTCCAGCAGGGCGTCAACGCGGTCGGGGCCAGGCGCTTCGGGCCGTCCGGTGTGGCGCTCTGGAACTCGCCATCGGTCGACGAGAAGCGCGGCCGTCTCTACATCGCCAGCGGCGACAATTATTCGTCGCCGACCACCGATCTGAGCGATGCGATCGTTGCCTTCGACATGAAGAGCGGCCGGATCGTCTGGTCATTTCAGGCGCTGGAGGGCGATGCCTGGAACGGCGCCTGCGACAACATCGACAAGACCAATTGTCCCGAAGAGAACGGGCCGGATTACGACTTCGGCGCGGGCACAGTGCTGGCCACGGCCAGCGACGGCCGCGACTATGTGCTGGCTGGACAGAAGTCAGGCATCCTGTACGCCATCAATCCCGAAACGGGAAAGCTGGTCTGGGAGACCAAGGTCGGACGGGGCGGCGTGGTCGCGGGTATCCATTTCGGTCTCGCGGCCTGGGGCGACACGGTGTTCGTGCCGGTCAGCGACGCGCCAGACGGCCGCACCTATGGCGAAGCGGCCCGTCCGGGCGTCTACGCCCTGGACATCAAGACCGGCAATTACCTGTGGAAGGCGCCGGCGGTGGACATCTGCAACGGCAAGCCGTTCTGCCATCCCGGCTATGGCGGTACCATCACCGCGACGCCCGAGTTGCTGTTCGCCGGTTCCAATGACGGCCACCTGCGCGCCTTCGATACGAAAAGCGGCAAGATCCTTTGGGATTACGACACGGTACGCGACTTCGAGTCGGTCAACGGCGCGCCGGCGCGGGGCGGATCCATGGGGGGCGGCGCCGGGCCGATCATCTGGCGCGGCTCGCTGATCATGAATTCGGGCTATGGATTCGTGGGCGCCATGGGCGGGAATGTGCTCATGGTGTTTACGGTCGACTAG
- a CDS encoding SDR family oxidoreductase, with amino-acid sequence MKQLQDKVAIVTGAGRGIGRAIAMAYAKEGAKVAVASRTPSTVEAVAREIKDAGGEAIGIACDVGQRDQVFAAVDQTVKAFGTVHILVNNAQGFGTESDPQPSTVFIAMEDTNEDEWEYTFRTGATASLWFMKAVFPHMKAQQYGKIINFASSSGQMGFPGNTCYNATKEAIRALTRTAANEWGQYGITVNTINPALETRAFDAWKSARPEFVEALKERIPMRRLGDPDVDAGPIAVFLASPGSDYMTGSTFMLEGGMHTLP; translated from the coding sequence ATGAAGCAGCTGCAGGACAAGGTCGCCATCGTTACCGGTGCGGGCCGGGGCATCGGCCGGGCCATCGCCATGGCCTATGCGAAGGAAGGCGCCAAGGTCGCCGTGGCGTCGCGCACACCGTCGACGGTCGAGGCTGTCGCCAGGGAGATCAAGGATGCGGGCGGCGAGGCGATCGGCATCGCCTGCGACGTCGGCCAGCGCGACCAGGTATTCGCGGCCGTCGACCAGACCGTGAAGGCATTCGGCACCGTCCACATCCTGGTCAACAACGCCCAGGGCTTCGGCACCGAGAGCGATCCCCAGCCGTCGACCGTGTTCATTGCCATGGAAGACACCAACGAGGACGAGTGGGAATACACCTTCCGCACCGGCGCCACGGCCTCGCTGTGGTTCATGAAGGCGGTGTTCCCGCACATGAAGGCGCAGCAATACGGCAAGATCATCAACTTCGCCTCCAGCTCGGGCCAGATGGGGTTCCCGGGCAACACCTGCTACAACGCCACCAAAGAGGCCATCCGCGCGCTGACGCGGACAGCGGCCAACGAGTGGGGCCAGTACGGCATCACCGTCAACACCATCAACCCCGCGCTCGAGACCCGCGCATTCGACGCCTGGAAGTCCGCCCGGCCTGAATTCGTCGAGGCACTGAAGGAGCGCATCCCCATGCGCCGTCTGGGCGATCCCGATGTGGACGCCGGACCGATCGCCGTGTTCCTTGCGAGTCCGGGCTCGGATTACATGACCGGCTCGACCTTCATGCTGGAAGGCGGCATGCACACGTTACCGTGA